From one Pseudanabaena sp. FACHB-2040 genomic stretch:
- the nadB gene encoding L-aspartate oxidase: protein MDVGTATTQFDVLVVGGGAAGLYTALCISQQLRVALITKDTLSVSASDWAQGGIAAAMAPNDSAQLHVADTLRAGAGLCEPAAVTYLAEQAAECIQHLVKLGVAFDRQGTDLAMTLEAAHSRHRVLHAADTTGRAIVSILAERVLERSNIAVFEQGFVLDLWQTDQRCQGVVLAHNEHILWISAQATVLATGGGGQVYAQTTNPPASTGDGTAMAWRAGALVRDLEFVQFHPTALAVSGAPPFLISEAVRGEGAHLIDHSGYRFAGAYHPDGELAPRDVVSRAIFQHLQKTGKPVVWLDMRPIEVNRLKYRFPNILKVCQIWGIDPLQQPVPVSPAAHYWMGGIVTDVDSRTSLPNLYAVGENASTGVHGANRLASNSLLECLVYGAQLRHLPIQPRVLTAAPAAICLPKLDAVLTQMRSQVDSWQQQRQALVELIWQSAGICREQNRLMAAIAQVQTWREAWHQSPLAQALQNLPPGQPLLLADPETASLLRIWGELTNLFDIAWLILQSAAFRTESRGGHFRNDYPQTSPDWQAHTLVQGDQWSLSEPVA from the coding sequence TTGGACGTAGGGACTGCCACAACCCAGTTTGATGTTTTGGTCGTGGGGGGCGGTGCCGCTGGCCTCTATACAGCGCTCTGCATTTCCCAACAGCTTCGGGTCGCTCTGATTACTAAAGACACCCTCTCTGTGTCTGCTAGCGACTGGGCTCAGGGCGGTATTGCGGCGGCGATGGCCCCCAACGACTCTGCTCAACTCCACGTGGCAGATACCCTGCGGGCGGGCGCGGGCCTATGTGAACCGGCAGCCGTGACCTACTTAGCAGAGCAGGCAGCAGAGTGTATTCAGCATTTGGTGAAGCTGGGGGTGGCCTTTGATCGACAGGGGACTGATCTGGCGATGACCCTGGAAGCAGCCCACTCCCGCCACCGAGTGCTCCACGCGGCAGACACTACCGGACGCGCCATTGTGTCTATTCTGGCTGAGCGGGTGCTAGAGCGCTCCAATATTGCAGTCTTTGAGCAGGGGTTTGTGCTGGATCTCTGGCAAACAGACCAGAGATGTCAGGGGGTAGTGCTGGCTCACAACGAACACATTCTCTGGATTTCGGCGCAGGCAACGGTGCTGGCGACAGGCGGGGGCGGCCAGGTCTATGCCCAGACAACCAATCCACCGGCCAGCACCGGCGACGGCACTGCTATGGCCTGGCGGGCGGGTGCGCTAGTGCGCGATTTAGAGTTTGTCCAGTTTCACCCTACGGCGTTGGCAGTCTCTGGCGCACCGCCCTTTCTTATTAGTGAAGCGGTGCGCGGCGAGGGAGCGCACCTGATTGACCACAGCGGTTACCGCTTTGCCGGAGCGTATCACCCCGATGGTGAACTGGCTCCTCGGGATGTGGTGAGTCGGGCTATTTTTCAGCACCTGCAGAAAACTGGCAAGCCCGTGGTCTGGTTAGACATGCGACCGATTGAGGTGAATCGGCTGAAATACCGCTTTCCCAACATCCTCAAGGTCTGTCAGATCTGGGGGATCGATCCGCTACAGCAGCCTGTGCCCGTGTCTCCGGCAGCGCACTACTGGATGGGCGGCATTGTCACTGATGTTGACAGTCGCACGTCGCTGCCCAATCTCTATGCAGTGGGAGAAAATGCCAGCACGGGGGTACATGGGGCCAATCGACTGGCCAGCAATTCCCTGTTGGAATGCCTAGTTTACGGGGCGCAGCTGCGGCATTTGCCCATTCAACCCAGAGTTCTGACGGCAGCTCCAGCAGCAATTTGCCTGCCCAAATTGGATGCTGTTTTGACCCAGATGCGATCGCAAGTCGATTCTTGGCAGCAGCAGCGGCAAGCCCTAGTCGAGCTGATCTGGCAAAGCGCCGGTATTTGCCGAGAGCAAAACCGGTTGATGGCTGCGATCGCACAAGTCCAAACCTGGCGAGAAGCATGGCACCAGAGCCCACTAGCCCAGGCGCTACAAAACCTGCCTCCCGGCCAGCCTCTGCTGCTAGCAGATCCAGAAACGGCCTCCCTGCTGCGAATTTGGGGAGAACTGACAAATCTCTTTGATATCGCCTGGCTAATTCTCCAGAGCGCCGCCTTCCGCACAGAAAGCCGGGGCGGCCACTTCCGAAATGACTATCCCCAAACTAGCCCAGACTGGCAAGCTCATACTCTGGTACAGGGCGATCAGTGGTCTCTATCCGAGCCGGTTGCGTAG
- the psbU gene encoding photosystem II complex extrinsic protein PsbU, producing MKRLFSLLLVLTTLLVGSIGSLWLSQPASASVLEGTSVSTLPLLAESLRNAVDDKLSTDYGSKLDLNNTNVQAFRKYPGLYPTLARKILLGAPFESVEDVLELPGLTEKQIDVLRDNLKNFTVTATDPALVEGADRFNNGVYK from the coding sequence ATGAAACGACTGTTTAGCCTGTTGCTGGTGCTCACCACTCTACTGGTCGGCTCTATCGGGTCGCTGTGGCTGTCTCAACCGGCTTCTGCATCAGTCCTGGAGGGCACTTCAGTAAGCACCCTACCGCTACTGGCAGAAAGCCTTCGCAACGCGGTGGATGACAAGCTCAGCACCGATTACGGCTCCAAGCTGGATCTCAACAATACTAATGTCCAGGCCTTTAGAAAGTATCCCGGCCTCTACCCCACCCTGGCCCGGAAAATTCTGTTGGGTGCTCCCTTTGAGTCAGTAGAAGATGTGCTGGAGTTGCCCGGCCTAACGGAGAAGCAGATTGACGTGCTGCGCGACAACCTGAAGAACTTCACTGTGACAGCAACCGATCCGGCGCTAGTCGAAGGGGCTGACCGATTCAACAATGGTGTTTACAAGTAA
- the folD gene encoding bifunctional methylenetetrahydrofolate dehydrogenase/methenyltetrahydrofolate cyclohydrolase FolD — protein MTQILDGKALAQKIQADLTQQIQSLAPAVGRPPGLAVIMVGNNPASAAYVRGKERACDRIGMASFGQHLPEDVPYFRISGLIQELNRDERVDGILVQLPLPDPLDAVALLNEIDPDKDADGLHPVNMGRLMRGEAGLRSCTPAGVMQMLSAYGLDPAGKRAVILGRSILVGKPMALMLLEADATVTIAHSRTPDLAALTREADILVAAVGRPAMVTAEMVKPGSIVIDVGINRVDLPEGKTQLVGDVDFAAVAPVAGAITPVPGGVGAMTVAMLLHNTVLSYCRRVQDNR, from the coding sequence ATGACGCAGATTCTTGACGGCAAAGCCCTGGCTCAAAAGATCCAGGCGGATCTGACCCAACAGATTCAGTCCCTAGCTCCTGCCGTAGGTCGTCCTCCAGGCCTGGCCGTCATTATGGTAGGCAATAATCCGGCCAGTGCAGCCTATGTTCGGGGAAAAGAGCGGGCGTGCGATCGCATTGGCATGGCCTCCTTTGGCCAACACCTGCCCGAAGACGTCCCCTACTTTAGGATCAGCGGACTGATTCAAGAACTCAATCGAGACGAGCGTGTAGACGGCATTTTGGTGCAGCTGCCGCTGCCCGACCCCCTTGATGCAGTGGCCCTGCTCAACGAAATCGACCCCGACAAGGATGCAGATGGCCTGCATCCGGTCAACATGGGGCGGCTGATGCGGGGAGAAGCCGGACTCCGTAGCTGTACCCCAGCCGGAGTGATGCAGATGTTGAGCGCCTACGGTCTTGATCCCGCTGGAAAGCGGGCAGTCATTTTGGGCCGCAGCATTCTGGTGGGTAAACCGATGGCTCTGATGCTGCTTGAGGCCGATGCCACGGTGACTATTGCCCATTCGCGCACCCCCGATCTGGCTGCCCTCACCCGAGAGGCCGACATTCTAGTGGCTGCTGTGGGGCGTCCGGCGATGGTAACGGCTGAAATGGTTAAGCCTGGCAGTATTGTTATTGATGTTGGCATCAACCGCGTTGATTTGCCCGAGGGTAAAACTCAGCTAGTGGGAGATGTCGATTTTGCTGCGGTAGCTCCAGTGGCAGGCGCAATTACTCCCGTACCCGGAGGTGTCGGGGCTATGACCGTGGCCATGCTATTGCACAATACAGTATTGAGCTATTGTAGACGCGTCCAAGACAATCGCTGA
- the crtE gene encoding geranylgeranyl diphosphate synthase CrtE encodes MVQTNSVNSQASVFDLSSYLAERQPLVEAALDQAVPLTYPETLYEAMRYSLLAGGKRLRPILCLAACELAGGSVEMALPTACALEMIHTMSLIHDDLPAMDNDDYRRGRLTNHKVYGEDVAILAGDALLTYAFEYVATATQGVPAEQVLRVIAALGKAVGAAGLVGGQVVDLASEGNPDVTIETLTFIHTHKTGALLEVSVTSGAVLAGASEPDIERLARYAQGIGLAFQIVDDVLDITSTPEQLGKSVGKDLQAQKATYPSLWGIEESKRQAQQLVDEAKAELQGFGELRQPLIALADYITARTH; translated from the coding sequence ATGGTGCAGACCAACTCGGTTAACTCCCAGGCATCCGTCTTTGATCTCTCTAGCTATTTGGCAGAGCGACAGCCTTTGGTCGAAGCAGCTCTCGACCAGGCTGTGCCCCTAACCTATCCAGAGACCCTTTACGAAGCGATGCGCTACTCGCTGCTAGCAGGCGGCAAGCGGCTGCGCCCGATCCTGTGTCTGGCCGCCTGCGAACTGGCTGGGGGCAGCGTAGAGATGGCCCTACCGACCGCCTGCGCCCTAGAGATGATCCACACCATGTCGCTGATCCACGATGATCTGCCCGCCATGGATAATGATGACTATCGTCGGGGTCGCTTGACTAACCACAAAGTTTATGGAGAAGACGTGGCGATTTTGGCGGGAGATGCCCTGCTGACCTACGCTTTTGAATACGTCGCAACGGCGACTCAAGGGGTGCCCGCCGAGCAAGTGCTGCGGGTGATTGCCGCCCTGGGCAAAGCCGTCGGAGCAGCAGGACTGGTGGGGGGGCAAGTCGTAGATTTGGCCAGCGAGGGTAATCCCGACGTCACAATCGAGACCTTGACTTTTATTCACACCCACAAGACGGGAGCGCTGCTGGAGGTTTCGGTAACCTCAGGAGCTGTGCTAGCCGGGGCCTCTGAGCCGGATATCGAGAGGCTGGCTCGCTACGCTCAAGGCATTGGTTTGGCCTTTCAAATTGTGGACGATGTACTCGATATCACCTCGACGCCTGAGCAGCTGGGCAAGTCTGTTGGCAAAGATCTGCAGGCCCAAAAAGCGACTTACCCTAGTCTGTGGGGCATTGAAGAGTCGAAGCGGCAGGCCCAACAGCTAGTAGACGAGGCCAAAGCAGAACTGCAGGGATTTGGGGAGTTGCGTCAACCCCTGATTGCCCTAGCTGATTACATCACTGCCCGCACCCACTGA
- a CDS encoding divergent PAP2 family protein: MHSISEIVDNHVLLVALIACLTAQALKAVIEFARFGKINLRVMVETGGMPSAHSALVTALAGGMGQTLGWASPAFAATSVFAIIVMYDATGVRQAAGKQAKILNQIIDELFQEKPEFNEDRLKELLGHTPFQVIVGSILGAFISCLAAPAY, translated from the coding sequence ATGCATAGCATCAGTGAGATTGTCGATAATCATGTCCTGTTGGTGGCGTTAATTGCCTGCCTCACCGCCCAGGCCCTCAAGGCTGTTATTGAGTTTGCCCGGTTTGGCAAGATCAACCTGCGAGTGATGGTCGAAACCGGCGGCATGCCCAGCGCCCACTCAGCCCTGGTCACCGCTCTGGCGGGCGGCATGGGTCAGACTTTGGGATGGGCCAGTCCGGCGTTTGCGGCCACCTCTGTCTTTGCCATTATCGTTATGTACGATGCTACAGGTGTCCGGCAGGCAGCGGGCAAACAGGCGAAGATCTTGAATCAAATTATCGACGAACTGTTTCAGGAGAAGCCTGAATTTAACGAAGATCGGCTCAAGGAACTGCTGGGCCACACTCCGTTTCAGGTGATTGTGGGATCGATCTTGGGAGCCTTTATTTCTTGTCTGGCGGCTCCGGCCTACTGA
- a CDS encoding MgPME-cyclase complex family protein, with translation MQTYYYAVASQKFLLEQEPFEEVLRERTRHYQEQEKEIDFWLVKDPAFLDAPELAEVKAKCPQPAVAIVSSNSTFVTWLKLRLEYIATGQFEAPSETIPDPLASLNSVA, from the coding sequence ATGCAGACTTATTACTACGCGGTTGCCAGCCAAAAGTTTTTGTTAGAGCAAGAGCCCTTCGAAGAAGTTCTGAGAGAGCGCACCCGCCACTATCAGGAACAGGAGAAGGAGATCGACTTCTGGCTAGTTAAAGATCCCGCCTTTTTAGATGCACCGGAGTTAGCTGAGGTTAAGGCCAAGTGCCCCCAGCCAGCAGTTGCTATTGTTTCGAGCAATTCAACCTTTGTTACCTGGCTCAAGTTGCGCCTGGAGTATATTGCCACCGGACAATTTGAGGCTCCTTCTGAAACCATTCCGGATCCCCTGGCGTCTCTCAATTCGGTAGCCTGA
- a CDS encoding pyridoxine 5'-phosphate synthase: protein MPTLGVNIDHIATLRQARRTVEPDPVAAAVLAELAGADGITVHLREDRRHIQDRDVQLLRQTVRTHLNLEMAATDEMVAIALDIQPNYVTLVPERREEVTTEGGLNVVGQCDRMTQVVTALQSAGIPVSLFIDAEAEQIKAAVQTTAKFIELHTGRYAEAHSEAEQAHELSILRQGCEQARAQGLRVNAGHGLTYWNTYPVACIEGMEELNIGHTIISRAALVGLERAVREMKQAIRGEL, encoded by the coding sequence ATGCCGACTTTGGGTGTCAATATTGACCACATTGCTACGCTACGTCAGGCCCGCCGCACGGTTGAGCCTGATCCGGTGGCGGCAGCAGTACTGGCTGAACTGGCTGGAGCAGACGGCATTACCGTGCACCTACGGGAAGACCGTCGCCATATTCAGGATCGAGACGTGCAGCTGCTGCGGCAGACCGTGCGAACTCACCTCAATCTGGAGATGGCAGCTACCGATGAAATGGTTGCGATCGCACTCGACATCCAGCCCAACTATGTCACGCTGGTGCCCGAGCGGCGCGAAGAAGTAACCACCGAAGGCGGTCTTAACGTGGTGGGGCAGTGCGATCGCATGACCCAGGTTGTCACCGCCCTGCAGTCAGCAGGAATCCCCGTCAGCCTGTTCATCGATGCCGAGGCCGAGCAGATCAAGGCCGCTGTCCAAACCACGGCCAAATTTATTGAGCTGCACACCGGGCGCTATGCCGAGGCCCACAGTGAAGCCGAACAGGCTCACGAACTGAGCATCCTGCGGCAGGGCTGTGAGCAGGCCCGAGCGCAAGGGCTGCGGGTCAATGCGGGCCACGGCCTGACCTACTGGAATACCTATCCAGTCGCCTGCATCGAGGGCATGGAAGAACTAAACATTGGCCATACGATTATCAGTCGGGCGGCGCTAGTAGGTCTAGAGCGGGCTGTCCGGGAAATGAAGCAGGCGATTAGGGGCGAGCTGTAG
- a CDS encoding tyrosine-protein kinase domain-containing protein: MASPFLKRYLLALNRYKWPALASFLGVVGVSGIIALQPPPPVQYRTEGVLVQNFPLVAFSTTGTEVQARGQGIISEEALLSDVLLQQVSQELERQGINIRPSAIRSNTQVRLEGQERDQEQIQQVAVAFTWPNDEEAQATLSLLFDGMVELSRVTNRSRLQAILEALDGRLPEIEQDLRTAEQALEQYDRLEGPAIQAALDGSLLGAISGSEQQRRQNQITLAGIEAQMQSLQAQLGLTPEQAFTSSALSADPIIAQLRAQILETETQIELLSPQLRPAHPTLQDLRNNLQAYNQLLQQRAQEVIGGNGLNPLPSSDQVRQNSALDPARAALANQLVNFQTQRDALIQQTEVLASSEVQMRQQYAGLPNKQLERDRLAQQVALQRALYDQIQAKRIDAQAAEAETVSSLRVAIAPTTSVLAEDPQNPLMIWLAGGLLGLVAAGGVVFLLDMLDGTLRTYDDLQALLRDQEVPLLGLIPAMRTRSPRILPLLLQPDSPYGDAYERLRSNLRLMGSQTADGTVPRMILVTSTRDQEGKTTTAFNLAIASAHAGRRTLVIEGDLRLPSQARRLGVNLSAQAQAEPLRYYGGKVGDPIQMVPRVENLYIAPSPGPQQNAVAILESSEMKRFLEDARGRFDMVIIDAPPLVRSNDAILLEGLTDGLVLVTRPGLTEKAVLEAALEQLLDTEDLRLLGAVINGAYMPVAAMPHSESRATDEDDLLPPSSLPPTQPPVGSRVDF; this comes from the coding sequence ATGGCATCTCCCTTTCTCAAACGCTACCTGCTTGCCCTCAACCGCTACAAGTGGCCTGCCCTGGCCAGCTTCCTTGGCGTTGTTGGCGTATCTGGCATTATCGCCCTGCAGCCACCGCCGCCGGTTCAGTATCGAACCGAGGGGGTACTGGTGCAAAATTTCCCGCTGGTGGCGTTTTCGACGACGGGAACTGAGGTGCAGGCGCGGGGTCAAGGCATCATTTCTGAAGAAGCCCTGCTGTCGGATGTTTTGCTGCAGCAGGTGTCTCAAGAGTTGGAGCGACAAGGGATTAACATTCGGCCCTCAGCAATACGCAGCAATACGCAGGTGCGGCTGGAGGGGCAAGAGCGCGACCAGGAACAGATTCAGCAGGTTGCTGTAGCCTTTACCTGGCCTAACGATGAAGAAGCCCAAGCTACTCTCAGTCTGCTCTTTGATGGCATGGTCGAGCTCAGCCGAGTTACCAACCGCTCCCGCCTGCAGGCCATTCTAGAAGCTCTCGATGGGCGGTTGCCTGAGATCGAGCAAGATCTGCGGACAGCGGAACAAGCCCTAGAACAGTACGACCGCCTTGAAGGCCCAGCAATTCAGGCCGCCCTCGACGGCAGCCTGTTGGGAGCCATCTCTGGCAGCGAACAGCAGCGTCGCCAAAACCAGATTACGCTGGCCGGTATCGAAGCCCAAATGCAAAGTCTGCAGGCTCAGCTTGGCCTGACGCCAGAACAGGCGTTTACCTCCTCAGCGCTCAGCGCCGACCCCATCATCGCCCAGCTGCGAGCCCAAATTTTAGAGACCGAGACTCAGATTGAACTGCTCTCTCCCCAGCTGCGACCGGCCCACCCCACGCTGCAGGACTTGCGCAATAACCTACAGGCTTACAATCAGCTGCTGCAGCAGCGAGCCCAAGAAGTCATCGGCGGCAACGGCCTCAATCCGCTGCCCAGCAGCGACCAGGTGCGTCAGAACAGTGCCCTCGACCCAGCTCGTGCGGCTCTGGCCAATCAGCTGGTCAACTTCCAAACCCAGCGCGATGCTCTAATTCAGCAAACCGAGGTGCTGGCCTCTTCAGAGGTGCAGATGCGGCAGCAGTACGCCGGCCTGCCCAACAAACAGCTAGAGCGAGACCGGCTGGCCCAGCAGGTGGCTCTGCAGCGGGCGCTCTATGACCAGATCCAGGCCAAGCGCATTGATGCTCAGGCGGCGGAAGCAGAGACGGTCAGCAGCCTGCGAGTGGCTATTGCGCCGACCACCTCAGTTCTGGCTGAGGACCCCCAGAATCCGCTGATGATTTGGCTGGCGGGCGGGCTGTTGGGCCTGGTGGCCGCAGGGGGCGTCGTCTTCTTGCTAGACATGCTAGACGGCACCCTGCGAACCTACGACGACCTGCAGGCGCTGCTGCGAGATCAGGAGGTACCGCTGCTGGGCCTAATTCCGGCGATGCGGACCCGCTCTCCGCGCATTCTGCCGCTGCTGCTGCAGCCTGATTCTCCCTACGGCGATGCCTATGAGCGGCTGCGGAGCAACCTGCGGCTGATGGGCAGTCAAACGGCGGATGGCACGGTGCCCAGAATGATTCTGGTGACTAGCACCCGCGATCAGGAGGGCAAGACCACAACGGCCTTTAACCTGGCCATTGCTTCTGCCCACGCTGGACGCCGGACGCTGGTAATAGAGGGGGATCTACGGCTGCCCTCCCAGGCCCGGCGGTTGGGCGTGAACCTATCAGCCCAGGCCCAGGCCGAACCCCTGCGCTACTACGGGGGTAAGGTGGGCGACCCGATTCAAATGGTGCCTCGGGTGGAAAATCTGTACATAGCTCCCAGTCCAGGCCCTCAGCAAAACGCGGTGGCCATTCTGGAGTCGAGTGAGATGAAGCGGTTTTTGGAGGATGCGCGGGGTCGATTTGACATGGTGATTATCGATGCGCCGCCGCTGGTACGGAGTAATGACGCGATTTTGCTGGAGGGGTTGACCGATGGGCTGGTGTTGGTCACCCGCCCCGGCCTGACTGAAAAGGCGGTGCTAGAAGCGGCCCTAGAGCAGTTGCTAGACACTGAAGATCTGCGGTTACTGGGAGCCGTGATTAACGGAGCTTACATGCCGGTGGCAGCAATGCCCCACAGTGAGTCGAGAGCAACCGATGAGGACGATCTCTTACCCCCTAGCTCCCTGCCGCCGACTCAGCCGCCTGTGGGCAGTCGGGTTGATTTCTAA
- a CDS encoding polysaccharide biosynthesis/export family protein — protein MTSNLFTPPARFLSWRWPLLAQMRWRQAPLLLLVCGLALLEQGAALGQTTPPPVTLPPVESSPPSSPLTEPLEPTAPGQIELPAPGSPTPDTRPPLPPDWLNRILGQPGQPQPRVFDDYRLGPGDGIFITVQRFPDLSFQATLDIQGNVIVPLAGAINLADLTLEEARQTIFTAYDQYVVNPQVSVTLTTQRPVEVTVLGEVTRPGFYPLAAPQVAAALLTAGGSTVNADLREIRVQRYLADGQLLERTIDLFTPLKAGEALPNVRLQNGDVLIIPRLDPNRLDEYDRNLVATSTLARPEITIRVLNYAGGGRGIEARFNNVVVRNGSRFLDALAQAGVNPDLAAYNRIAVLRFNPEKGSADTILVDALAAVNGDQAQNIALQDNDVIVVDRNLLARITYTLGTFTQPFRDVLGFLLFFDQITDSSRNLFGP, from the coding sequence ATGACCTCAAACCTATTCACACCCCCGGCTCGATTTCTATCCTGGCGTTGGCCGCTGCTGGCCCAGATGCGCTGGCGGCAGGCTCCCCTGCTGCTGCTGGTCTGTGGGCTGGCGTTGCTAGAGCAGGGAGCCGCCTTGGGCCAAACCACCCCGCCACCCGTGACGTTGCCTCCGGTCGAAAGCTCCCCGCCCTCGTCGCCACTAACCGAGCCTCTAGAGCCCACTGCTCCCGGACAGATTGAACTGCCTGCTCCTGGCAGCCCCACCCCAGATACTCGGCCTCCGCTGCCGCCCGACTGGCTCAACCGCATTTTGGGTCAGCCTGGTCAGCCTCAGCCGCGGGTCTTCGATGACTACCGCCTAGGGCCAGGAGACGGCATCTTCATTACCGTACAGCGGTTCCCTGACCTCAGCTTTCAGGCCACTCTAGACATTCAGGGCAACGTCATCGTCCCGCTGGCCGGAGCCATCAACCTGGCCGATCTGACTCTGGAAGAGGCCCGTCAGACGATTTTCACGGCCTATGATCAGTACGTGGTCAATCCCCAGGTTAGTGTCACACTGACGACCCAGCGTCCGGTCGAGGTGACCGTTTTAGGTGAAGTGACCCGGCCCGGCTTTTACCCTCTGGCGGCTCCTCAGGTGGCTGCTGCCCTGCTGACGGCAGGCGGCTCGACAGTGAATGCCGATCTGCGCGAGATTCGAGTGCAGCGGTACCTGGCCGACGGTCAGCTGCTGGAGCGCACCATTGACCTCTTTACGCCGCTCAAGGCGGGCGAGGCGCTGCCTAATGTTCGACTGCAAAATGGCGATGTGCTGATCATTCCTCGGCTAGATCCCAACCGACTAGACGAGTACGATCGCAACCTGGTGGCAACTTCTACACTGGCTAGGCCCGAAATCACGATTCGGGTCTTGAACTATGCGGGCGGGGGGCGCGGCATTGAGGCCCGATTTAACAACGTGGTGGTGCGCAACGGCAGCCGCTTTCTCGATGCCCTAGCCCAGGCTGGCGTGAACCCTGACCTGGCCGCCTACAACCGCATAGCGGTGCTGCGGTTTAATCCCGAAAAGGGCTCAGCGGATACTATTTTGGTGGATGCACTTGCAGCCGTCAACGGCGACCAGGCTCAAAACATCGCGCTTCAGGACAACGACGTGATCGTGGTGGACCGCAACCTGCTAGCCCGCATTACCTATACCCTCGGCACCTTTACCCAGCCCTTCCGAGATGTCCTGGGCTTTTTGCTGTTTTTTGATCAAATTACAGACTCGTCCCGCAACCTGTTTGGCCCCTAG
- a CDS encoding cyanoexosortase B system-associated protein: MPLPDKTLHHWLKILLVVSLAAIATLTLPNLLSGQGAWLQSPQVAQIQALRELRQEGLNLPGWTAKGHHAVPINRHDWLLSEYTAQSTPAQAPAAQQIAVLLRTQPDHSNQPALEWVDLAGAQEWTNDSRRTVRFTVDSPEGQPVSVKARFSRGWNQQQTFAVLQWYAWPTGGNFSPNSWFWADQGAQWRSGSRMPWVAVSLLVPIDPLGDIGPYEPFAQAVGQQIQTVLLQGPLAAAP; encoded by the coding sequence ATGCCCCTCCCAGACAAAACCCTCCACCACTGGCTTAAAATCCTGCTAGTCGTAAGCCTAGCTGCGATCGCAACCCTCACCCTCCCCAACCTGCTCAGCGGCCAAGGGGCTTGGCTGCAGTCACCTCAGGTGGCGCAGATTCAGGCGCTGCGAGAGCTGCGGCAGGAGGGCCTGAATCTGCCCGGATGGACGGCTAAAGGGCATCATGCAGTGCCTATCAATCGGCATGACTGGCTGCTAAGTGAGTACACTGCTCAGTCAACTCCGGCTCAGGCTCCTGCGGCGCAGCAGATTGCTGTGCTGCTGCGCACTCAGCCCGATCACAGCAATCAGCCTGCTCTAGAGTGGGTCGATCTGGCTGGGGCGCAGGAGTGGACCAACGATTCTCGCCGCACTGTTCGTTTTACTGTGGATTCTCCCGAGGGTCAGCCAGTCTCTGTCAAGGCTCGCTTTTCGCGCGGCTGGAACCAGCAACAGACCTTTGCCGTGCTGCAGTGGTATGCCTGGCCCACAGGCGGGAACTTTTCGCCCAACAGCTGGTTCTGGGCTGACCAGGGGGCGCAGTGGCGCAGCGGTAGCCGCATGCCTTGGGTGGCCGTTAGTCTGCTGGTGCCGATTGATCCCTTGGGTGACATTGGGCCCTATGAACCTTTTGCCCAGGCGGTTGGTCAGCAAATTCAGACGGTGCTGCTGCAGGGGCCTCTGGCGGCTGCTCCCTAA
- the crtB gene encoding cyanoexosortase B, translating to MAISSGFLRTLKQAPLESAIAALLLLLYGPLLWHWVDGWLNKSISIQHEYFSHGLIGIPFALYLAWGQRQTWAELPERWHPLGLGLVAIAAVFYTSGLSDWANLSFPLLLAGLCLCLKGTAGFQLQAFPLALIALATPTQLPYLIEPYVLPLQHFIASVAGFLLVQVGVDVTVQSIYLFVNGQTVEVAPHCAGLKMLFTSLYVALMLLHWTGLWTSRLRSSLFLVGTITISIVGNILRNTLLSYFHGTSNTAAFDWLHESWGGDLYSALMLLSLVGLVNLIQQYVPSSLELEAPPPSNF from the coding sequence ATGGCTATCTCATCGGGTTTCCTAAGAACTTTAAAACAAGCGCCCCTAGAGAGCGCGATCGCAGCCCTGCTGCTCTTGCTCTATGGCCCCCTGCTGTGGCACTGGGTAGACGGCTGGCTCAACAAGTCCATTAGCATCCAGCACGAGTATTTCAGCCACGGCCTGATCGGCATTCCCTTTGCGCTGTATCTGGCCTGGGGTCAACGCCAAACCTGGGCCGAACTGCCTGAGCGTTGGCATCCCTTGGGCTTGGGTTTGGTTGCGATCGCAGCCGTCTTCTACACTAGCGGCCTGTCCGACTGGGCAAATCTCTCCTTCCCTTTGCTGCTAGCAGGCCTATGCCTCTGCCTTAAAGGCACCGCCGGGTTTCAGCTCCAGGCATTTCCCCTAGCCCTGATTGCCCTAGCCACTCCCACCCAGTTGCCCTACCTGATCGAGCCCTACGTGCTGCCGCTCCAGCACTTCATCGCCTCCGTCGCCGGGTTTTTGCTGGTACAGGTCGGAGTAGATGTGACCGTCCAGAGTATCTATCTATTTGTCAACGGCCAGACCGTCGAAGTCGCTCCCCACTGCGCCGGTCTAAAAATGCTCTTCACCAGCCTCTATGTCGCCCTGATGCTGCTTCACTGGACCGGCCTCTGGACCTCCCGCCTCAGGAGCAGCCTTTTTTTAGTAGGCACCATTACTATCAGCATCGTCGGCAACATCCTGCGAAATACTCTCCTCAGCTACTTCCACGGCACCAGCAACACCGCTGCCTTCGACTGGCTCCATGAAAGCTGGGGCGGCGACCTCTACTCTGCTCTGATGCTGCTCTCTTTGGTAGGTCTAGTTAATCTGATTCAGCAATACGTTCCCTCTAGTTTGGAGCTTGAGGCTCCTCCGCCTTCGAATTTTTAG